The stretch of DNA TGTGTCCCGCCGAACGCTGTTCCGGCAGTTCCGCTCCAAAGAGGACTTCATCTTCGCCGACCACGAGCAGCTTCTGGTGCGTGTCGCGGCGCGCCTGGAGGAGTCCGAGTCGGCCGGTGAGGATCCGTGGTGGTCGGTGTGTCTGGCCGCCGAGGAGGTCTTCGCACACTTCGCCGCCCACCGGGATCTCGCATCGCGCCGGTACCGGGTGGTGTCACAGGTGCCCGCCCTGCGCGATCGGGAGCTCGTCACCACGTACCGCTACCAGCGACTGTTCGAAGAATTTCTGCGGCACCGAGTGCCAGACACGCCCCGAGTCAGGCAGGTCGCCTACGCCGCGGCCGTCACCGGCGCCCACAACCACCTGCTCCGGCAGATGGTCCGTGGCGACGAGTCGGCCACGATCGACGTGCTGCGCGTCGAACTGCGGAGAATCCATGCGACGACGTCGCCGTCCCGTGCACGGCAGGTCCCGTCCGCCACAGCGGTCACGGTCGTCGCGCACGATGTGTCGCTCACCGCGGATCAGATCGCCGACGTCGTCCGCGAGAGATTGACTTGGCACCCAGTGCCATGATGAACTGCAAGTCTAATTCCCGTTCACGGCACTGAGTGACAGTGCTCGGTGTCAGGTCTAAGGAGCCACGCATGAGCAAGTTCGGAAACCCCGATTTCGACCTCTTCCAGCTGCCGGAAGAGCATGAGGCACTCCGCGACGCGATCCGCGCGCTGAGCGAGAAGGAGATCGCACCGTACGCCAAGGAGGTCGACGAGAAGGCTCGCTTCCCGGAGGAGGCGCGCGCGGCACTCGTGGCCAACGGCTTCAGCGCCGTGCACGTCCCGGAGGACTTCGGCGGTCAGGGCGCCGACTCGCTCGCCGCCTGCATCGTCATCGAAGAGGTCGCCCGCGTCGATGTCTCGGCCTCGCTCATCCCGGCCGTCAACAAGCTCGGCACCATGGGCCTGATCCTGTCGGGATCGGATGAGCTCAAGTCGAAGGTGCTGCCGTCGATCGGGTCGGGCGAGGCGATGGCCTCGTACGCCCTCTCCGAACGCGAGGCGGGCAGTGACGCCGCATCGATGAAGACCCGTGCCCGTCGCGACGGCGACACCTGGGTCCTCAACGGCTCCAAGTGCTGGATCACCAACGGCGGCAAGTCCACCTGGTACACCGTCATGGCCGTCACCGACCCGGAGAAGGGCCCCAACGGGATCTCGGCGTTCATGGTTCACAAGGACGATCCGGGCTTCACCGTCGGACCGCTCGAGCACAAGCTCGGCATCAAGGGCAGCCCGACCGCGGAGCTGTACTTCGAGGACTGCACGATCCCGTCCGACCGGATCATCGGCGACGAGGGCACCGGTTTCAAGACCGCGCTGGCCACTCTCGACCACACCCGCCCGACGATCGGTGCGCAGGCCGTCGGCGTCGCGCAGGGCGCCCTCGACGCGGCCATCGCCTACGTCAAGGATCGCAAGCAGTTCGGCAAGTCCATCAGCACGTTCCAGGGCGTCGAGTTCATGATCGCCGACATGGCGATGAAGGTCGAGGCCGCTCGCCTCATGGTGTACGCGGCCGCCTCGCGCGCCGAGCGCGGCGCCGGTCCGCTGGGCTTCATCTCGTCGGCGTCCAAGTGCATGGCCTCCGACGTCGCGATGGAGGTCACCACCGACGCCGTCCAGCTCTTCGGCGGCGCGGGCTACACCACGGACTTCCCGGTGGAGCGCATGATGCGCGACGCCAAGATCACCCAGATCTACGAGGGCACCAACCAGGTCCAGCGAATGGTGATGGCGCGCGCGCTGTTGCGCGGCTGACGGCGGTCCACCGACCCGAATGCGTCGAGGTGCGCCGCCCGGATGCGCCGCCCGGATGTGGAGCGTCGTGAACGGTCGGGCGGCGTCGAGCGCGGGCACGGCGTCCCGGGGGCGGTCTACCCGACCAACGGAGCCAAGGTCTCGCCGAGCAGGCGGACGCGACCCGGTATGTGGCCGTTCGCCATCAGGTTGACGCTGAAACCGTCGACACCCGTCTCGAGCAGGGCCTCGAACCGCGCCCTGACCTCGTCGGGCCCGCCCAGGATGAATCCGTCGCGGCGTCCGGCGGCCTGGGGCGCCCGCTCGATGTAGGCGTCGAGTTCGGCGACGGCCTCGTCGTGCGTCGGGGCGATACAGGCGTACGTCTGCAGGCTGACCGTGATCTCGGAACGGTCCCGCCCGAGCCGTTCGCAGTGCTCGTCGAGGGCGGCGAGCTTGCGTCCGATCTGGTCGGGCGCGCAGATGATGTTCGACTCGTCGGCGTATTGGGCGACCATGCGCAGGGTCTTGCGCTCGCCGCCGCCGCCGATCAGCACCGGGATGCGCGAGAGCGGTGCAGGGCAGTTCACCGCGTCGCGCACCGTGTACCGTCGCCCGTCGAGACTCGGGCGCTCGCCGCGCAGCATGCCGAGGATGATCTGCAGCGACTCCTCCAACCGTTCGAAGCGGTCGGTGAACGTGCCGAACTCGAAGCCCAGACTGTCGTGCTCGAGTTCGAACCAGCCCGCGCCGATGCCGAGCTGGGCGCGTCCACCGGAGACGACGTCGAGTGCGGTGACCGTCTTCGCGAGAAGCGCGGGTTCCCGATAGGTGTTTCCGGTGACCAGTGCCGACAGCCGGACTCGTGACGTGTGCTGGGCGAGCGCCGACAGGAGCGTGTAGCACTCGATCATCTCCTGATCGTGACTGCCGATCATCGGAAGCTGATAGAAGTGATCCATTACGAACACGGTGTCGAAGCCGGACTCGTCGGCTTCGACGGCCTGCGCGCGGATGCGATCGAACAGATCCTCCGGTGCGACGTCGGGATAGGTGAAATTGGGGATCTGATAGCCGAGGCGCGTCATAGACATCCCACGCCAGTCAGATGTCAAGTAGGCAGTGGTGGTGGTTGGTGTTCGGGGTTACGCGGCGGCGGGTGTGGCAGCTCGCGGCCACGCGGCAGTGTCGTCCCAGGATTGATCGTGCTGCAGGCACCACCACAGGCGCCCGAGGAGCTTGTTGGCCAAGGCTCGCAGTGCGGCGTTGTGGTGGTCTCCGACAGCACGGCGATGGTCGTAGTACTCGCGGGCCGGCGCTGACCATGTCAGCGCTGCGAACGCCCACCAGTGGCAGGCATCGGCCAGACGCCTGTTGCGGACTTTGCGGGCCTTGACGTAGTGCGAGCGGCCTGACGCGATCGTCACCGGCGCTGTTCCTGCGAAAGATCGCAGTCCCGTTGGTGAGCTGAAGCGCTTTGGGTCATCGCCGATTTCGGCGAGAATACGCGCACCGAGAACACCTCCGAGGCCGGGGACCGAGTCGATGATGTCCGCTTGAGGATGCTCGGCGAATGCGGTGACGAGTTCACGCTCGAGCACTGCGACGGCATCGAGCATCGCCACGATGATCGCGACCAGACTGGCTACGGTATGACCTAAGGCCACCTCCACAGCATCCGGCTGCCGCAGCCCGGGGGCGTGCAGATCGCTATGGATCTGGGTTACCAGGGCGGGGTCGTTGCGTCGGCCAACCCTTTTGAGCGCGTTGCTGATCCGCGGGCGAGTCAGCTTCGCCGCATCCGTGGGGGTGGGCGCTATTGAAAGAACCTCCATCGCCGCTCGGTGCTTGAGCTTCGGAAATGCTTGCAACGCTTGAGGATAGAACTCCAGTAGCACCGAACGCAGCCGACTGATCGTCTGATTCTGCGCCCAGATCGCTTCCTGATGCTGACGCGCCAGCGCCTTGATCGCCTGCTGCTGCTCGCTGTTGGCTGGCAGCCGACGATGCTGGTGACGGTCAGTGCGCACGATGTCGGCGAGCACCGCGGCATCACGCGAATCGGACTTGTTGCCCGCCTGTCCGTGGCGTTCGCGGTACCGCGCGACGGCCCGCGGATTGATCGGATACACGGTGAAACCCGCGCCAGCCAACGCCACAACCAGAAGATTCTTATCGGTCTCGATCGCGATCGGCACGTCGTCCGCAGTGCCGCCATGGTCAGCGACCATCGCCAGGAGTTCGGCAAAACCGTTGGGGTCATGAGTGATTCGCCGACGTTCAATGATGAAGCCGGAGTCGTCCATCAACGCTATGTCGTGATGGTCCTCGGCCCAGTCGATACCGCACGTGATCATCGAGCACATCCTTTCCGATGCCATCCGCCAGTAGGTCCGGCGAATCGATGAGCTCGGAGAGCGGGCGGCGACCTAATGGCGGCACTCTCGGTGCGGCATCTCACAAGCCGAACACGCACCTCCGCGGCGGACTGATGGGGTCACCGTCTACGTTCAGACCTCGGCACGCATCCGTGAACTCAACTGTCAGTAATCACCCACCAGCAGCTCGGTTCAACCATGCACCGGAATCGGTAAAATCTCAGTGACCACCCACCAGCCGCCATGTCGTCCCGCCCAGATGTGCGGACCCGACACTCCCATTAGGTGAAATCTACTGCCGCCCGGCGCCGTGCGCATGTTCATCGGAGAACGGCGTCGGCCTTCTCCATCGCGGCGATCGCGGCGACGCGGTCGTCGTCGGCGCCGCGCACCCACACCAGGGCCGCGCCGTGCAGGAGCGGAGCCAGCAGATTCGCCGCGATCCCGTCGGCGTCGCGCCAGGGACGTGTCGACACGATCCGCGCGCCCGGCGTGACCGTCGACTCGGTCGAGGCGAGGGCGGCCGTCGTGACACCGTTCAACGCGAACTCGCCCGCACCCGACGGTCGGTACTGGTCGCCGTGGGTGCGGACCGACTCGCCGAAGTCGCTGACTCCGAGCGGCAGATCCCGCGCGCCCATCGCGAACGGATCGAGGGGGACCACGACGACCTCGTCCTCGTCGTGACCGTCGAGCCGGTCCCGACTCGTGAACGCGATACGAGGGTCGCCGTCGCCGTCGTCGATCAGCACGCGCGCGCCCGCCCACCAGACGCCGAGCAGTACCGCGGCGGTCTGCCAGTGCTCGGGCAGATCGACGCGGACGTCGTCGCCGGGCAGCACGCCGATCTCGTCGCGGAGGTAGTTCGCGATCTTGGCCGCCCAGTTGCCGAGGGTGGCCGCCGACAGTTCGGTGCGTTCGCCGGTTCCCTCGTCGTAGAAGGTGAGTAGCGGCCTCGCGTGGTCCGCGACGCGCCGCAGGACGATTCCGGTGAGAGTCTCGGTCATGACTCCATCGTCGCCGATGCCGGTCAGTTGACGCAGACCGGCCCGTTCCCGTCTGCCTTGATGACCGGTTGCTTGGGCGCGGACGAGGTGGTCGACGGCGACTCCTGCGTGCTGTCGCCGCCCTGATCGCCGGTGTTCACGACGGATCCGACGCCGGTGTACGTGTTGGTGAGCGCCAGCTTCAGCTTGTCGTCCGGCAGCGACGGGTCCTCGCGGATCTCGACGGCCCCGCCGAGGTCCTTGACCAACTGCTTGGCGCCGTCGCTGTCCTTCGACTTCGCATAGACGATCGAGTCGAACTCGTTCATCGGCTTGGTCGAGGTCTCGCCGCGCTGGTATCCGCGATCGGTGAGAAGCCGCGACACATTGCCGGCCAGACCTTCGACGGTGCCCGCGTTCACCACGTCGACGGTGTACCCGGCGCGCGGGTTCTCCGAGTCGGTGGTCGGCTTGTTCCCGAGCAGCCGGTCGACGTACGAGTGGACCTGCGCGGTGTCGATGCCCAGGACGCTCTGCGTACCGTCGTCGCTCCACGCCTGGTCGTCGGCGATCGGGATGGTCGTGAACTTCACATTTCCGCCGGACAGGTCCTTGAGCTGTTCGGCGAATCCGATGACGTCCCAGCCGTCGTCGAGCATCACCGAGCGGGAGACGGCGTTCTGCAGTTCGCTGAGCTTGCCCGCGTCGGTGAGGGTCTGCGACGACAGGATCTTCTGCGCCAGTGAGGCCATGTACACCTGTTGCCGGGTGATGCGGTCGAGGTCGCCGCGGGGCAGCCCGTGTCGCTGTCGGACGAAGCTCAACGCCTGCGGACCGTCCAGAGTCTGGCGACCCTTGCGGAACCGGGCACCCGAGAGAGGCTCGCTCACCGCGTGTTTGAGACACACGTCGACTCCGCCGACCGCGTCGGTGAGCAGCGCGAAGCCGAGGAGGCCGACCTCGGCGTAGTGGTCGACGCTGACGCCGGTCAGGTTCGCCACGGTCTCGATGAGCGCTCGACGACCCGCCTTGGTTCCGGCTTCTTCGGCGTCGGCCTCGCTCTCACCGGCCTCGACCTCCTTGATCCGGACCTCCTCGCGCGTCGCACCGTAGGCGGCGTTGATCTTGCTCTTGCCCAGCCCCGGCACGTCGACGTAGGAGTCGCGCGGGATCGAGATCGCGGTGGCCGCCGACCCGTCGTTCGGGATGCGGATCAACAGGATGGTGTCGGTGCTGGTGGACACCTCGCCACTGACCCGGAGTCGGTGGAGTTCCTCCTCGGACAGGGGATTGCCCTTCGCGTCGTTGCGGGAGTCGGTGCCGACCAGCAGGATGTCGACCGCGCCGTCGTCGTTGCCGCCGAGTTCGAGACCGCCGAGTTTGGTGACGGCGGCGTTGAGCGAGTTGACCCGACTCCACCCGAAACCGGTGATCAACAGGACGACGACGGTCAGGATCGCGACCGCCGCCCGGCCGACGTGCTTGGCCGGGATCCCGACGATGGGACGCGCGGCCCACACGGCGACGGCGTCGCGCAGCGTTCCGACTTCCGGACGCGGCTTCGCGGACTCGGTCGGTCTGCGTTTGCGCGGCGCGGTGTGGATCTCCTCGGACACACGACGGCGTCGCCCGTCGGTGTCGACCGGTGCGGGTCGACGCTTCTGCGGGCGCGACGGGTCGTGATCGGGTCGTCGCCGGGCCCGACCGTCGCGGGAGTCGTCGTCCCGTCCGCTCTCGCGTCGCTGATCCACGTGCTGGTCGATCCCTTCGTGTCGCTGCAGCCGCATCTGGAGAGGAGGCTCCCGGACGAGGATACTGGCGTGGCGCGGGTCGATCCGGGAAGCGCGCCCGGCGTGGGGCACCATGGTCGCTGTGAGTTCCCTGACGACGGTGTACGTGATCGGCGCGGCGGGCCAGCTGGGCACCGCCCTACTGCGCTCGCCCGCCGTACCCGGTGGAGCGACGGTCCGCGGTCTCGGGTCGACGGACGTCGACATCACATCGGCGGCGAGTGTCGACCGGGCGCTCGCCGATCTGCGCGCGGGCGACGTGGTGATCAATGCCGCGGCGTTCACCGACGTCGACCGAGCCGAGACCGCGCCCGAGGACGCCTACGCGGTGAACGCCGACGGCGCGGGGAATCTCGCGCGGGCGGCCGCGCGCGCGGCCGCGGAACTGATCCACGTCTCCACCGACTACGTGTTCGCGTCGGCCGCACCGCATCGGCCGCTCGAACCCGACGACCTCGCCGACGACGCGCGGGCTGCCACGGTCTACGGGTCGAGTAAGCGAGCGGGGGAGCGCGCGGTGCTGGCGGCGCATCCCGCGGCGCTGATCGTGCGGACCGCGTGGGTGTTCACCGGTGTCCCTCCGGTCCGTGACTTCGTCACCACCATGACCCGGCTCGCCGCCGACGGCGCCTCCCCGAACGTCGTCGACGATCAGCGGGGCTCGCCGACGTACGCGCCCGACCTCGCGGCGGGTCTGTGGGAGTTGACGGGTCATCTGATCGGCGGTCGATCGGTCGAGCGGCGCGTTCTACATGGGACGAACGCCGGAGAGGCGACGTGGTGTGACCTCGCTCGCGCCGTCTTCGCCGCTGTCGGAGCCGATCCAGATCGCGTGAATCCTTGCACCACAGCGGAATTCCCGCGTCCTGCGGCACGTCCGGCGTATTCGGTGCTGTCGAACGAGAGTTGGCTCGCCGCCGGTCTCACCCCGCTGCGCGACTGGCGCGCGGCGCTGTCGGACGCGCTCGGCGCCGCGCGTTCGGGTTAGTCTGTCGCGGTGACTGCTCCTTTCGGGGTGGTCACCGTGACGTACTCGTCCGGTGACTACCTGCACAACTTCCTCCGCACGCTCGGCGACGCGTCGGTCCACACGCCGCCGGTCGTCATCGCCGACAACGGCTCGGACGACGGCGCACCGGAGAAGGCCGCGGCCGAGTACGACAACGTGACGCTGGTGCACACCGGCGGAAACATCGGATACGGCGCCGCCATGAACCGCGGCGTCGCCGAACTCGATCCGGACATCGAGTTCGTGGTGATCGCCAATCCGGACGTCGAGTGGTCGCCGGGCTCCCTGGACGAGCTCCTCGCCGCAGCGCAGCGGTGGCCGCGCGCGGCCAGCCTCGGTCCGCTCGTCACCGAACTCGACGGCTCGGTGTATCCCTCCGCCCGCGCCGTGCCGAACCTGATCTCGGGGACCGGGCACGCGGTGCTCGGCGCGGTCTGGCCGAACAACCCGTGGACACAGGCGTATCGCGACGACGATCCGGCGGGGGTCGAACGCCCCGTCGGATGGCTGTCGGGATCGTGTCTGCTGGTACGCCGCAGCGCATTCGACAGCGTCGACGGCTTCGACTCGCGCTACTTCATGTTCATGGAGGACGTCGACCTCGGCGATCGCTTCGGTCGTGCGGGGTGGCTCAACGTCTACGTGCCGGGTGCGCGGGTGCTGCACGCCAAGAGCCACTCGGTCAGCAGGCATCCGGAGAAGATGATCCCAGCGCACCACGCGAGCGCCTACCGGTTCAACGCCGATCGGAACCCGGGGCCGCTGCGTGCTCCGCTGCGGCTGGCCCTGCGTGCCGGTCTGGCCGTCCGCTCGAAGATCGCCGTCGCCGCGGCCCTGCGCGAACAGCGTCGCGCGGGCTGACGGCCACGCATTCGAACGTCCATGTCGAAAGGAAAATCTGTGGCACCGTCTGTTCAGGCACTGGTCCTCGTCGGTGGCAAGGGCACCCGGTTGCGTCCGCTGACGCTGTCCGCGCCCAAGCCGATGCTCCCCACCGCGGGGCAGCCGTTCCTCACGCATCTGCTCGCGCGGATCCGGGAGGCGGGGATCACCGACGTGGTGCTCGGCACGTCGTTCAAGGCCGAGGTCTTCGAGGAGTACTACGGCGACGGGTCGTCGCTCGGGCTGAACCTGACCTATGTGACCGAGGACCAGCCGCTGGGCACCGGCGGCGGCATCCGGAACGTGTACGACTCGCTGACCGCGGACACGATTCTGGTGTTCAACGGCGATGTACTGGGCGGCACCGACATCCGCGACGTGGTCACCACACACTCCGAGTCGGGTGCCGAAGTGACCCTGCACCTGGTGAAGGTCAGCGATCCGCGGGCGTTCGGCTGCGTGCCGACCGACGCCTCGGGTCGGGTCACCGCGTTCCTGGAGAAGACCCAGGATCCGCCGACCAATCAGATCAACGCCGGAACGTACGTGTTCGATCGCCGCGTGATCGGGGAGATCCCGGTCGGTCGACCGGTGTCGGTGGAGCGCGAGGTGTTCCCGTCGCTCCTGGCACAGGGACGTCACATCCACGCGCACGTCGACAACGCCTATTGGCGGGACATGGGCACGCCCGAGGACTTCGTGCGAGGCAGCGCCGATCTGGTCCGCGGAATCGCGCCGTCGCCGATCATCGCGCAGCGGTGCGGCGAGGCACTCGTGCTCGACGACGCCGACGTCGCCGCGAACGCGGTCCTGATCGGCGGCACCGTCGTAGGGCGGGGCGCGACAGTCGGCAGCGGCGCCCGGCTCGACGGCGCCGTCGTCTTCGACGGGGCGATGGTCGAGGCCGGTGCCGTGGTGGAGCGCAGCATCGTCGGCTTCGGCGCCCGGGTCGGTGCGGGTGCGCTGGTACGCGACACCGTGATCGGCGACCGCGCGTCCATCGGCGCCCGTTGCGAGCTGCTGCGCGGCGCACGCGTGTGGCCGGAGATCCAGATCCCCGACGGCGGCGTCCGGTTCTCCACGGATGTGTGAACGGGCCGACCGTCAGCGCGACGGGGTGCCCTGGACGTCCTCTCCCCACGCCTGGGCGGGGACGTCACGATCGGCGACGACCTCGTCGCCGGCCAGCCGGTAGTTCACCACGACGGGCCCGCCGGTCGGATTCGCCGTCGCGTCGCCGGGGCCGAGCCACCGGTAGGTGACCGACACCGACGAGTTCGACCAGGCTGTGACCTGGGAGAACGCCGTCTCATGCTCGGTGTCGTAGCGGACGAATCCGTTCGCGTCGAAGAAGAGGACGCGCGTCGGTGAGCTTCCGGTGCCCTGGTCGAGGACGGCGTCGACCCACATCAGGTCCGGGCACGAGCCGACGGGCGCGTCGGTGTGCTTGTCGGCGACGATGCCGCGTCCGTAGAACGTGCCGATGCCGGCGAGGGCCTCGGTGACGACGGGGGAGTTCGGATCGAGGCACCGGCCGTCGCCCGCGGTGGCCGGAGTGACCGGGTCCGCCGCGGGGCTGGTCGTATCCGGCGCGTCGGATACGACCGTCGATGTCTGGGTCTGCGTCTGGGTCAGGGTCTGCGTCGTGGTGGCGGGCGTGGTCTGTGCCGAGGCGTCATCGGCGGTGTGACATCCGGCGACGCCCACGACGACGGCGGCCGCCGACACGGCGGCTGCGATGGACTTGTTCATGGTGCCTCCCTTGATCGTTCGTCTGATCGTTCGTCACCGGGTCCGTCGGTTGCGACGAGAGAGGCGTTAAGCGCGTGTCGGTCGAACGACTGACGCGACCGGCTGTCAGCGGGCCTTCGCGGCGGCGAGGAGGCCGGTGCCGACCGGAACGATGGCGGGTAGGAAACGGTCGTCCTCGGCGACGATGGTCGCCGCCTCGCGTGCGGCGAGAGTGCGCGGATCGGCGGCGTCGCGGTCGTCGATGGTGCCGTCGGCCGATGCGTTGTTGACCACGAGCAGCCCGCCGGGCCGCAGGATTCGGACCGACTCGGCGACGAACGTCGGATACGACAGCGGGGGACCGTCCACGAAGACCAGATCGTACGATTCGTCGGCGAGACGAGTCAGCACGTCGGTGGGGGCGCCGTTGATGAGTCGGGTGCGGCCGGGCGCTATCTCGGCGTCGGCGAAGGTCTCGCGTGCGGCGCGGTGGTGCTCGGCCTCCGGATCGATGGTGGTCAGAATGCCGGTGGACGGCATACCGGCCAACAGCCACAGACTGCTGACACCGACCCCGGTCCCGATCTCCACGACGTGTTCGGCGTTCGCGGTGCGCGCCAGCAGTGACAGGAGCGCTCCGGTGGCGGGGCTGACGGCGCGAGCACCCAACTCCTCGCCGCGCAGACGGGCCCCGGTCATCGCGTCGTCCTCGATGATCGCGGCCTCGGCGTACGCGTTGAGCCGGTCGGTGGTCTGCGCGGGCGTCTCGTCAGTCATGTGAACGAGGGTGCCACAACGGTGCTGACCAGGTATCAACCAGTGGCGATTCGCATCCTCAGGAAACACACAGGGCGCTCTGGGGTGTGCCACATTCGGATGAGGAATGGTTCAAGTCGATGGCTTGGAATTTCGATCGCACCGCAGACGTTGCACATGCACAGACGATTCGTTCTGTCGGCGATTCTGCGAAGGAAGGAACTGGCGCGCTACCGATGAGTCTGCACACCACGACCGATGTCGAACCGACCGCCCGTGATTCGTTCCGCGGGACGGCGGGTTTCGATGCCACCGGCGACAAGAACCTGATGCCGTCATGGGACGAACTCGTCGCCGAGCACGCGGACCGCGTGTACCGTCTCGCATTCCGCCTCGCCGGAAACCAGCACGACGCCGAGGACCTCACCCAGGAGACCTTCATTCGGGTGTTCCGGTCGCTGACCAACTACAAGCCCGGCACGTTCGAGGGCTGGCTGCACCGCATCACCACCAACCTGTTCCTGGACATGGTTCGTCGTCGCGCCAAGATCCGCATGGAGGCGTTGGAGCCGACGTACGAGAAGATCCCGACCGACACGCCCGACCCGCAGCAGGCGTACGCCGATGCGAACCTGGGCAAGGACCTGCAGGACGCTCTCGACTCGCTCGCTCCCGAGTTCCGCGCCGCGATCGTCCTGTGCGACATCGAGGGACTCTCGTACGAGGAGGTCGGCGCGACGCTCGGCGTCAAGATGGGCACCGTTCGCAGCCGCATTCACCGCGGCCGACAGGGCATCCGCGAGTTCCTCGCCGCACGGGGGCACACCGACAGTCGTTCGGTCGCCGTCGCCAGTGAGGTCTGATCGCGTAAGCTGGGCCCGACGAGATCACGGTGGGCCGCGCAGCGGCCGTCGAGTGGAAGGGGCGCCGCCTGTGGGTCTGGGGCACGTACGTCGTTCGTCCGGTCGCCTGTGGGCGCCCGCATCCGGCTCTATCGTCCCGAACCCGGAGCACCGGCCCCGCCAGGAGTTCGCCGCCACCGAACACTTGTCGATCGAGGCCGTCGTCGCCTATGTCGACAGCGAACTGTCGCCGACCGCGGCGCACCGCGCCGACGCGCATCTGGCCGCATGCCCACACTGCGTGGACGAGGTCGCCAGCCAGG from Gordonia humi encodes:
- a CDS encoding acyl-CoA dehydrogenase; translated protein: MSKFGNPDFDLFQLPEEHEALRDAIRALSEKEIAPYAKEVDEKARFPEEARAALVANGFSAVHVPEDFGGQGADSLAACIVIEEVARVDVSASLIPAVNKLGTMGLILSGSDELKSKVLPSIGSGEAMASYALSEREAGSDAASMKTRARRDGDTWVLNGSKCWITNGGKSTWYTVMAVTDPEKGPNGISAFMVHKDDPGFTVGPLEHKLGIKGSPTAELYFEDCTIPSDRIIGDEGTGFKTALATLDHTRPTIGAQAVGVAQGALDAAIAYVKDRKQFGKSISTFQGVEFMIADMAMKVEAARLMVYAAASRAERGAGPLGFISSASKCMASDVAMEVTTDAVQLFGGAGYTTDFPVERMMRDAKITQIYEGTNQVQRMVMARALLRG
- a CDS encoding glycosyltransferase, translated to MTAPFGVVTVTYSSGDYLHNFLRTLGDASVHTPPVVIADNGSDDGAPEKAAAEYDNVTLVHTGGNIGYGAAMNRGVAELDPDIEFVVIANPDVEWSPGSLDELLAAAQRWPRAASLGPLVTELDGSVYPSARAVPNLISGTGHAVLGAVWPNNPWTQAYRDDDPAGVERPVGWLSGSCLLVRRSAFDSVDGFDSRYFMFMEDVDLGDRFGRAGWLNVYVPGARVLHAKSHSVSRHPEKMIPAHHASAYRFNADRNPGPLRAPLRLALRAGLAVRSKIAVAAALREQRRAG
- a CDS encoding TIGR03089 family protein, producing MTETLTGIVLRRVADHARPLLTFYDEGTGERTELSAATLGNWAAKIANYLRDEIGVLPGDDVRVDLPEHWQTAAVLLGVWWAGARVLIDDGDGDPRIAFTSRDRLDGHDEDEVVVVPLDPFAMGARDLPLGVSDFGESVRTHGDQYRPSGAGEFALNGVTTAALASTESTVTPGARIVSTRPWRDADGIAANLLAPLLHGAALVWVRGADDDRVAAIAAMEKADAVLR
- the rfbD gene encoding dTDP-4-dehydrorhamnose reductase; translation: MVAVSSLTTVYVIGAAGQLGTALLRSPAVPGGATVRGLGSTDVDITSAASVDRALADLRAGDVVINAAAFTDVDRAETAPEDAYAVNADGAGNLARAAARAAAELIHVSTDYVFASAAPHRPLEPDDLADDARAATVYGSSKRAGERAVLAAHPAALIVRTAWVFTGVPPVRDFVTTMTRLAADGASPNVVDDQRGSPTYAPDLAAGLWELTGHLIGGRSVERRVLHGTNAGEATWCDLARAVFAAVGADPDRVNPCTTAEFPRPAARPAYSVLSNESWLAAGLTPLRDWRAALSDALGAARSG
- a CDS encoding IS110 family transposase; translated protein: MITCGIDWAEDHHDIALMDDSGFIIERRRITHDPNGFAELLAMVADHGGTADDVPIAIETDKNLLVVALAGAGFTVYPINPRAVARYRERHGQAGNKSDSRDAAVLADIVRTDRHQHRRLPANSEQQQAIKALARQHQEAIWAQNQTISRLRSVLLEFYPQALQAFPKLKHRAAMEVLSIAPTPTDAAKLTRPRISNALKRVGRRNDPALVTQIHSDLHAPGLRQPDAVEVALGHTVASLVAIIVAMLDAVAVLERELVTAFAEHPQADIIDSVPGLGGVLGARILAEIGDDPKRFSSPTGLRSFAGTAPVTIASGRSHYVKARKVRNRRLADACHWWAFAALTWSAPAREYYDHRRAVGDHHNAALRALANKLLGRLWWCLQHDQSWDDTAAWPRAATPAAA
- a CDS encoding LLM class F420-dependent oxidoreductase → MTRLGYQIPNFTYPDVAPEDLFDRIRAQAVEADESGFDTVFVMDHFYQLPMIGSHDQEMIECYTLLSALAQHTSRVRLSALVTGNTYREPALLAKTVTALDVVSGGRAQLGIGAGWFELEHDSLGFEFGTFTDRFERLEESLQIILGMLRGERPSLDGRRYTVRDAVNCPAPLSRIPVLIGGGGERKTLRMVAQYADESNIICAPDQIGRKLAALDEHCERLGRDRSEITVSLQTYACIAPTHDEAVAELDAYIERAPQAAGRRDGFILGGPDEVRARFEALLETGVDGFSVNLMANGHIPGRVRLLGETLAPLVG
- a CDS encoding TetR/AcrR family transcriptional regulator, with translation MNTGAIAGEQDAARFRMQVVAESIRLFAEQGYEATTVDAVAAAAGVSRRTLFRQFRSKEDFIFADHEQLLVRVAARLEESESAGEDPWWSVCLAAEEVFAHFAAHRDLASRRYRVVSQVPALRDRELVTTYRYQRLFEEFLRHRVPDTPRVRQVAYAAAVTGAHNHLLRQMVRGDESATIDVLRVELRRIHATTSPSRARQVPSATAVTVVAHDVSLTADQIADVVRERLTWHPVP
- a CDS encoding LCP family protein, translated to MDQRRESGRDDDSRDGRARRRPDHDPSRPQKRRPAPVDTDGRRRRVSEEIHTAPRKRRPTESAKPRPEVGTLRDAVAVWAARPIVGIPAKHVGRAAVAILTVVVLLITGFGWSRVNSLNAAVTKLGGLELGGNDDGAVDILLVGTDSRNDAKGNPLSEEELHRLRVSGEVSTSTDTILLIRIPNDGSAATAISIPRDSYVDVPGLGKSKINAAYGATREEVRIKEVEAGESEADAEEAGTKAGRRALIETVANLTGVSVDHYAEVGLLGFALLTDAVGGVDVCLKHAVSEPLSGARFRKGRQTLDGPQALSFVRQRHGLPRGDLDRITRQQVYMASLAQKILSSQTLTDAGKLSELQNAVSRSVMLDDGWDVIGFAEQLKDLSGGNVKFTTIPIADDQAWSDDGTQSVLGIDTAQVHSYVDRLLGNKPTTDSENPRAGYTVDVVNAGTVEGLAGNVSRLLTDRGYQRGETSTKPMNEFDSIVYAKSKDSDGAKQLVKDLGGAVEIREDPSLPDDKLKLALTNTYTGVGSVVNTGDQGGDSTQESPSTTSSAPKQPVIKADGNGPVCVN
- a CDS encoding sugar phosphate nucleotidyltransferase, with product MSKGKSVAPSVQALVLVGGKGTRLRPLTLSAPKPMLPTAGQPFLTHLLARIREAGITDVVLGTSFKAEVFEEYYGDGSSLGLNLTYVTEDQPLGTGGGIRNVYDSLTADTILVFNGDVLGGTDIRDVVTTHSESGAEVTLHLVKVSDPRAFGCVPTDASGRVTAFLEKTQDPPTNQINAGTYVFDRRVIGEIPVGRPVSVEREVFPSLLAQGRHIHAHVDNAYWRDMGTPEDFVRGSADLVRGIAPSPIIAQRCGEALVLDDADVAANAVLIGGTVVGRGATVGSGARLDGAVVFDGAMVEAGAVVERSIVGFGARVGAGALVRDTVIGDRASIGARCELLRGARVWPEIQIPDGGVRFSTDV